The DNA sequence TTTTTCCATCAGAAACGCGGCGGCAAGATCCTCGCCGGCCCGCCCCGTCATCAAATGCCCGGCAGACACAGGAGACGCTCCCTGGACTCCGGGCGAACGCCCCGAAAAGTCATTCGATGAATGGAACTTGGACCCAAACGACGCAACGCGCTCAAATGCTCCCGGGTTCCGTACCCTTTGTGCACGGCCAACCCATACCCGGGGTGGAGCCCATCCAGGTGACACATGAGATCGTCCCGAAAGGTTTTCGCCAGGATGGACGCCGCCGAAATGCACGGGCACAGGGCGTCTCCGCCAACCACTGTCCGCAGCGGCAGGGCGCAGGCAAAAGGACGGTTGCCATCGACGAGCACCCGACGCGGACGGACGGCCAGGGCCTCGAGCGCCCTGGACATGGCGAGCAAGGTGGCCTGCAAAATGTTGACGCGCTCGATTTCCCGTGGCCAGGAAAAACCTAAGGCCCAGGACACTGCCTGGGCCTTGATGGCTTGTGCGAGCACAGTCCGCTTTCGCGCGGTGATTTTCTTGGAATCGGTCAATCCGGGCAAATCATAATCTGGAGGCAGAA is a window from the Deltaproteobacteria bacterium genome containing:
- a CDS encoding ribonuclease HII, encoding MPPFEFYEAAGIDEAGRGCLAGPVVAGAVILPPDYDLPGLTDSKKITARKRTVLAQAIKAQAVSWALGFSWPREIERVNILQATLLAMSRALEALAVRPRRVLVDGNRPFACALPLRTVVGGDALCPCISAASILAKTFRDDLMCHLDGLHPGYGLAVHKGYGTREHLSALRRLGPSSIHRMTFRGVRPESRERLLCLPGI